In the genome of Dyadobacter fermentans DSM 18053, the window CGAGTCGTTGCCGCCCTGGAAGATGATCCCGCCCGGCGACGGAATGGCTTTCACGCCTTTTTTGTCAGCCCAAAAACGGGAGTAGTACATATTCTTGACGACGCCGTTTTCAAACCAGGTCACTTTTTCCTGCGGACGACCGTCGCCGCCCGCAAATGGCGAGCCGGGCACTTCGCTGTTGGCCGGATCGGAATAGATGGTGACGCGCTCGTCCAGCAGTTTTTCACCCAGGCGGGTACCGCCGCCCTTTTTGCCCAGAAAGCTCCGGCCTTCGTCGGCGCTGCGCGCGTCCATGCTGCGCATCATGTTCTGGATCAGGTCGTGACCGGCCGTAGGTTCGAGGATCACCGTGTATTTGCCCGGTTCCAATGCCTTTGCATTCACCGACGCCAACGCCTTTTGCATGGCTATTTCCGTCGCGACCTGCGTGTTGAGTTTGGAAACATCGTTATAATCCCGCGCCACATAGCCCGAACCGGTGCCATCGGCGGTTCTCACAGTTACCGAAAAGTCGACGGAAGTGAATTTATTGTACCCAAACAGGCCTTTGCTGTTACCCAGGGCCGAAAAACCACTGTTGTCTTCCATGTAACCGGCGGCAGTGAGGTTTTTCCGGATGCAAGGGTCAATGCTTCCGAAAGCCGCCTTCGCGCGGTATTGCGGGTCAATGCCCGCGGTGCTGTCGGCAAATGCCTTTGTTTCTATATATTGCTGCGGGCCGAGCATAGGCATGTATTCGGGATTATCCGGCGCCAGCTTCGCAATTTCTTCCGCCCGCCGGACCGTCTTTTCCAACGACGCATCATCGAACTCATTGATCGTCGCAGTCCCTGATTTTTTGCCAAAAACAGCCGTAACAGAAAGCGAAAGAT includes:
- a CDS encoding TldD/PmbA family protein, with translation MAILSKEQAKKIIDKVLAFSKADEVSVSLSGDRVGNIRYARNSVSTSGETTDLSLSVTAVFGKKSGTATINEFDDASLEKTVRRAEEIAKLAPDNPEYMPMLGPQQYIETKAFADSTAGIDPQYRAKAAFGSIDPCIRKNLTAAGYMEDNSGFSALGNSKGLFGYNKFTSVDFSVTVRTADGTGSGYVARDYNDVSKLNTQVATEIAMQKALASVNAKALEPGKYTVILEPTAGHDLIQNMMRSMDARSADEGRSFLGKKGGGTRLGEKLLDERVTIYSDPANSEVPGSPFAGGDGRPQEKVTWFENGVVKNMYYSRFWADKKGVKAIPSPGGIIFQGGNDSLADLIKSTEKGILVTRFWYIRSVDPQTLLYTGLTRDGTFYIENGQIKYPVKNFRFNESPVIMLNNVEAIGKPVRTNGSLIPPLKIRDFTFTSLSDAV